The following proteins are co-located in the Pirellulales bacterium genome:
- a CDS encoding tetratricopeptide repeat protein — translation MVPDDAPFETHPDGDSAQPGELAGEVVGFVGRLLGMTHDEAGQFVVSAGGAVAEPHHPTTTLVVVGDHQRDLAAAIERLKHCDVVAASVATGRVQWVHESQLWQRLGLVEELAQRRLYTPVMLAELLEVPAAAVRHWHRRGALVAARCVRRLPYFDFAAVAVARRLAELHRAGCSLYVVDRQLASLGKLADADLADELVVADRRLLMRRGDELVELHGQRRFDFATDAAADESENDAPTVVSIPLTAAALAACGSSEGEQSLVEQWELEALEHQRAGRFREAAEAYRTLLLAAGPTAERQFALADMLYQGGDLSAARERYYAALELDEEYVEARAALGCVLAELGDLELAVATFAGVLDMEPDFADGHYHLAGALERLDRHDEARRHLAAFLALAPESRWADAARARLGDAPPPT, via the coding sequence ATGGTCCCCGACGACGCTCCATTCGAAACGCACCCTGACGGCGATTCCGCACAACCGGGCGAGTTGGCTGGCGAGGTCGTGGGGTTCGTGGGCCGGTTGCTGGGGATGACCCACGACGAGGCGGGCCAGTTCGTCGTCTCCGCCGGCGGGGCCGTCGCCGAGCCGCATCATCCGACGACCACCCTGGTCGTCGTCGGCGATCATCAGCGGGACCTGGCCGCCGCGATCGAGCGGCTCAAGCATTGCGACGTCGTCGCCGCCTCGGTCGCGACGGGTCGGGTGCAGTGGGTTCACGAATCGCAATTGTGGCAGCGGCTGGGGCTCGTCGAGGAACTCGCCCAGCGGCGACTGTACACGCCGGTCATGCTTGCCGAACTGCTCGAAGTCCCCGCCGCGGCGGTGCGGCATTGGCATCGGCGCGGGGCGCTTGTCGCCGCGCGGTGCGTGCGACGGTTGCCCTACTTCGACTTCGCCGCGGTCGCCGTGGCGCGACGATTGGCCGAACTGCATCGCGCCGGGTGCTCGCTGTACGTGGTCGATCGCCAATTGGCCTCGCTGGGCAAGCTGGCCGACGCCGACTTGGCGGACGAGTTGGTCGTGGCCGATCGTCGCCTGCTGATGCGGCGGGGGGACGAATTGGTCGAACTGCACGGCCAGCGGCGCTTCGACTTCGCGACCGATGCGGCAGCAGACGAGTCCGAGAACGATGCGCCGACGGTGGTGAGCATCCCGCTCACGGCGGCGGCGCTCGCGGCCTGCGGGTCGAGCGAAGGGGAGCAGTCGCTCGTCGAGCAGTGGGAGCTCGAGGCGCTGGAGCATCAGCGCGCGGGGCGGTTTCGCGAGGCGGCCGAGGCGTATCGCACGTTGCTGCTGGCGGCGGGGCCGACTGCCGAGCGGCAATTCGCCCTGGCCGACATGCTGTACCAGGGGGGCGATTTGTCGGCGGCGCGCGAGCGGTACTACGCGGCTCTCGAACTCGACGAAGAGTACGTCGAGGCCCGGGCGGCCTTGGGGTGCGTGCTGGCCGAATTGGGAGACCTGGAACTGGCCGTCGCGACGTTCGCGGGGGTGCTCGACATGGAACCCGACTTCGCGGACGGGCACTATCATCTGGCCGGGGCGCTGGAGCGACTCGATCGTCACGACGAGGCGCGGCGGCACTTGGCGGCGTTTCTGGCGTTGGCGCCCGAGAGCCGGTGGGCCGACGCGGCTCGAGCGCGTCTCGGCGACGCCCCGCC